One genomic region from Candidatus Nomurabacteria bacterium encodes:
- a CDS encoding valine--tRNA ligase → MALSSSYEPTKYESKIYKLWEENQAFTPVNRGSSETFSIVVPPPNANGNLHIGHALTNALQDVAVRYQRMKGKATLFVPGADHAGFETQVVFEKELNKAGKSRFDFSREDLYKQIWDFVAQNKSNYQQQFRRLGASVDWNSFTFTLDKKIINRANLTFKKMWDEGLIYRGERLVNFCTFHGTAFADIEVVYKTEVGKMYYIKFPLSPLNGIKDKNSYILIATTRPETMLGDVAVAVHPNDKRFKHLVGRTAVIPLANREVPIISDEMVDTKFGTGAVKITSAHDPNDFDVAQKHNLPLLKVITEAGEIGHDAPHQYHGLSVDQARKQIVKELEEQELLEKVEDHEHRVGHCYKCDTVIQPLVRDQWFINMKPLVRKAISVLEDKQIQFYPESKRIQLITYLEGLRDWNISRQIAWGIPIPAFQNVDDPDDWIFDTRTDQEILTINDKTYRRDPDVFDTWFSSGQWPYATLDYPDGQKFKEFYPLSVMETGVDILAPWVSRMIMLGIYITGEVPFKSVYLHGLVLDEHGAKMSKSKGNVVNPMDMIDEYGSDALRMGIITGQSAGNNQPFTTDKIIGARNFANKLWNIARYVESKAEDNTYTPTPPIPQTVADHWVLGVLQHAGNQVSSYLEEYRFSEAFDTVYHTVWSEVADWYIEASKTKAGKGMLTFVLETVLKITHPFAPFVTEAIWQELDWNKCLLIVSEWPKVEGFDTKKSKEFEKIKDITTELRQLSKNIGLTKPVLFSSSGIVANNSDLLINLCKLGSIENSNSKGVRLLSAQAWLEVDTEKLSAYKNTLKLKIEKKEQEITGLQKRLANKAYTSNAPEQIVTQTKNQLSTLLEENELLQTQYKQLSK, encoded by the coding sequence ATGGCACTATCTTCATCATACGAACCCACAAAATATGAATCAAAAATCTATAAATTATGGGAAGAAAACCAGGCATTTACTCCAGTAAATAGGGGTAGTTCTGAGACATTTAGTATTGTTGTGCCACCCCCAAATGCAAATGGGAACTTGCATATTGGCCACGCGCTGACAAACGCTCTGCAAGATGTTGCAGTTCGTTACCAACGTATGAAAGGGAAAGCCACATTATTTGTACCTGGGGCAGACCACGCTGGTTTTGAGACACAAGTTGTTTTTGAAAAAGAACTCAACAAAGCAGGGAAGAGTCGGTTTGATTTCTCCAGAGAAGATCTGTACAAGCAAATTTGGGATTTTGTTGCGCAGAATAAATCAAACTATCAACAACAGTTCAGGCGTCTTGGTGCAAGCGTTGACTGGAATAGCTTTACATTCACTCTTGATAAGAAAATAATAAATCGAGCAAACCTTACATTCAAAAAAATGTGGGACGAAGGGCTAATTTACAGAGGCGAAAGACTGGTCAACTTCTGTACCTTCCATGGCACTGCTTTTGCAGATATCGAAGTAGTCTACAAAACTGAAGTAGGGAAGATGTATTACATCAAATTCCCTTTATCACCGCTTAACGGTATTAAGGATAAAAATTCATATATCCTTATCGCCACTACTAGGCCAGAAACAATGCTTGGCGATGTAGCGGTAGCCGTTCATCCAAACGATAAACGCTTTAAGCACTTGGTAGGTAGAACTGCTGTAATTCCATTAGCCAACAGAGAAGTTCCTATAATTTCCGACGAGATGGTTGACACCAAATTTGGGACTGGTGCAGTAAAGATCACATCTGCTCATGACCCTAATGATTTCGACGTTGCCCAAAAACATAATCTGCCCCTACTTAAGGTAATAACCGAAGCAGGGGAGATTGGTCATGATGCCCCTCACCAATATCACGGTCTTTCTGTTGATCAAGCACGCAAGCAAATCGTCAAAGAGCTTGAAGAACAAGAGTTACTGGAAAAGGTTGAAGATCACGAACACCGGGTAGGGCATTGCTATAAATGCGACACCGTCATTCAACCTCTGGTACGTGACCAGTGGTTCATTAATATGAAGCCTTTGGTACGTAAAGCAATTAGTGTGTTAGAAGATAAACAAATCCAATTCTACCCAGAGAGTAAGAGGATACAACTGATTACATACCTAGAAGGTTTGCGAGATTGGAACATTAGCCGACAAATTGCCTGGGGTATCCCGATTCCAGCTTTTCAGAATGTCGATGATCCAGACGATTGGATATTTGACACTCGGACAGATCAAGAAATCTTAACAATAAATGACAAGACCTATCGCCGTGACCCAGATGTTTTTGACACTTGGTTCTCTAGTGGACAGTGGCCATACGCCACACTAGACTACCCAGATGGGCAAAAATTCAAGGAATTTTATCCATTAAGTGTTATGGAGACCGGGGTAGATATTCTTGCCCCTTGGGTCTCACGCATGATAATGCTCGGCATCTACATTACCGGCGAAGTTCCATTTAAATCAGTATATTTACATGGGTTAGTTCTTGATGAGCACGGTGCTAAAATGAGTAAAAGCAAGGGTAATGTTGTAAACCCTATGGATATGATTGATGAATATGGTTCTGACGCCCTAAGAATGGGAATTATAACTGGTCAATCAGCTGGAAATAATCAGCCATTCACTACTGACAAAATAATTGGGGCTCGCAACTTTGCAAATAAGCTATGGAATATAGCCCGATATGTTGAGTCTAAAGCAGAAGATAACACCTACACACCAACTCCTCCAATTCCACAAACAGTAGCAGATCATTGGGTGTTGGGAGTTTTACAACATGCCGGCAACCAGGTCAGTTCTTATCTTGAAGAATATCGTTTTTCCGAAGCCTTCGATACCGTTTACCATACTGTTTGGTCAGAGGTAGCAGATTGGTATATAGAAGCCTCAAAAACTAAAGCAGGGAAGGGTATGCTCACTTTTGTACTTGAAACGGTTCTTAAAATAACTCATCCTTTTGCGCCGTTTGTAACAGAAGCGATCTGGCAAGAACTGGACTGGAATAAGTGCCTACTGATAGTTTCTGAGTGGCCAAAGGTAGAGGGTTTTGACACTAAAAAATCGAAAGAATTCGAGAAAATTAAGGATATCACAACTGAGCTTCGCCAACTTAGCAAAAACATTGGACTAACAAAGCCTGTTTTATTTAGTAGTTCAGGAATTGTCGCTAATAACTCAGATCTGCTAATCAATCTATGCAAGTTAGGTAGTATTGAAAACAGCAACAGCAAAGGGGTGCGTTTACTTAGCGCACAAGCATGGCTAGAAGTAGATACAGAGAAGCTATCGGCATACAAGAATACATTAAAACTAAAGATAGAAAAAAAAGAGCAGGAGATTACCGGGCTTCAAAAACGGCTCGCTAACAAGGCATACACATCGAATGCACCGGAACAGATAGTAACTCAAACTAAAAACCAACTATCAACACTACTAGAGGAAAATGAGTTACTACAAACCCAATACAAACAACTTAGCAAATAA
- a CDS encoding HAD-IA family hydrolase — MDEVGLGKQLQEARIKAGLTQQTLCQKADISYSTLAKIERGAIKAPSIFTIQRIASVLGLTLNELLGISESQGSGFPPIVPKKVSKSGVRFVYFDVNGCLVQFFHRALERISEEYDLSPDVVEMAFWQHNDMVCRGEISIEEFNKRFANDLNIDNIDWAKYYTEEVELVQGMDDLLSWAIENYHVGLMTNIMPGFLNELIDHNLVPNINYDVIIDSSEVGAIKPEEAIYEEAEDRSNCQPSEILLIDDSRPNLMTASKKGWKVLWFNSNNPEQSISRIKNALEFED, encoded by the coding sequence ATGGACGAGGTGGGTCTCGGAAAACAATTACAAGAAGCCAGAATAAAGGCAGGATTGACACAACAAACGTTGTGCCAAAAAGCAGATATTTCATATTCTACCCTGGCAAAGATTGAGCGAGGTGCTATTAAGGCTCCGTCAATTTTTACTATTCAACGGATAGCCAGTGTGCTTGGGTTAACCTTAAACGAACTGTTGGGTATATCAGAATCTCAAGGCTCTGGATTCCCACCAATTGTGCCAAAAAAGGTCAGTAAATCTGGGGTGCGTTTTGTGTATTTTGACGTCAACGGATGTTTGGTTCAGTTTTTTCACCGCGCTCTGGAGCGAATTAGCGAAGAATATGATTTATCGCCAGATGTTGTAGAAATGGCCTTTTGGCAACATAACGATATGGTTTGCAGGGGTGAAATATCCATAGAGGAGTTTAATAAACGATTCGCAAATGATCTTAATATAGATAATATTGACTGGGCTAAGTACTACACAGAAGAAGTAGAGCTAGTTCAGGGAATGGACGATTTATTATCTTGGGCTATTGAAAATTACCATGTCGGGTTAATGACCAATATAATGCCCGGATTTTTGAATGAATTAATTGACCACAATCTTGTGCCTAATATCAACTACGACGTTATTATCGATTCTTCAGAAGTCGGAGCAATAAAGCCAGAAGAAGCAATCTATGAGGAAGCAGAAGATCGGAGTAATTGTCAGCCATCAGAAATACTGTTGATAGACGACAGTCGGCCAAACTTGATGACTGCCAGCAAAAAAGGCTGGAAAGTGCTTTGGTTTAATAGCAATAACCCAGAGCAAAGCATTTCACGCATCAAAAACGCCCTCGAATTTGAAGACTAG
- a CDS encoding HIT domain-containing protein, producing MAEESVFAKIIKGEIPSYKVYEDDKTLAFLDIYPAVVGQTVVVPKIQLEFVWDLDDEYYQALMSTTKKVSIHLRNKLGTKFVGTRIEGVDVPHAHVKIYPFNTINEYNAKQNMSAEPDHTVLAEMAKKLTMENV from the coding sequence ATGGCAGAAGAAAGTGTTTTTGCAAAGATAATCAAAGGTGAAATACCGTCTTATAAGGTTTATGAGGATGATAAAACCCTGGCTTTTTTAGATATCTATCCGGCAGTTGTTGGCCAAACGGTGGTGGTGCCCAAAATTCAGCTGGAGTTTGTGTGGGATTTGGATGATGAATACTACCAAGCCCTGATGTCAACCACCAAAAAAGTATCTATACACCTACGCAATAAACTAGGTACTAAATTTGTTGGTACAAGGATTGAGGGGGTTGATGTTCCACATGCTCATGTAAAAATCTACCCATTTAATACGATAAATGAATATAATGCCAAACAGAATATGTCTGCCGAACCAGATCACACCGTATTGGCCGAAATGGCAAAAAAGCTAACCATGGAGAACGTCTAA
- the purL gene encoding phosphoribosylformylglycinamidine synthase subunit PurL, whose amino-acid sequence MAIHEIRVTPIEGDPIGHEAQQEAERTLGLDSIESIRTAKVYRVQGVSEEEAHTLAGQLLTDPVSEQYSLDEPVGFETPHVVEVAYKPGVMNPEASSIMKAAQDLGISQQAVDSSREYAFFGDVEPTQVDEVVGRLLMNKTVEHVVTEKPSSLTFEGNVGPISIVPIREASEPELAELSKDKLFLNDEEMGVVQKHFRKLDRDPTDAELEIIAARWSEHCGHKTFNAKVVVDGVEKEPLYTRIKNAAKEQFGDLVVSAFGDNSGVMKFYEGQAICGKVETHNSPSAIEPYGGAMTGSGGVFRDIMGTGQGAKTIISTDMFCFAPPDLDESLLPSGTLRPDYLQRRVVQGVRDYGNRMGIPTGNGSVHYHEDFRAKPTVIVGAYGIMPESRAEKGEPLVGDLVVIIGGKTGRDGIHGATFSSGEMTDRTANVNSSAVQIGNAIEEKRMFDALIEARDLGYIRALTDCGAAGFSSAIGEIGENIGLTVDISKAPLKYPGLAPWEIWLSESQERMVAAISPDNIEDFLAVSRKYNVESTVLGVFDGSYTLTVNYGEQNVAELDYEFLSGGLPQRVMQAHWKRVDVPEVSPDIPQNEQEWVDRLKAVLSHGNVCSKEPIVRQYDHGVQGGNVVSPFGGVKQDGPNDALVVRPMLDKPYGVVQSHGMNPILNRLDPFEGTVWAIAEAAANYVSAGGNIDEAAAVGNYIWPFPDEEAMGSLDRSVDAAVEMMQRLKLPVISGKDSLSSTYRGKDGQVIKIPPVYTMSIFGRIPDVEKTMTSDIKQAGSTLVLVGNLGEGMAGSAYYDIAGGSSNNIPLVDKETLPAVLGSVHQAIVGGKVLACHDISEGGVISAVAEMCFGGNVGVELEPNNVSVSEMDKFLFNETAGCFVVEVESDEVAQELFSNVPYQKLGQTTTDETIQVREQNGVVFTVGTDELKRAWQAPMKGIFH is encoded by the coding sequence TTGGCAATTCATGAGATTAGAGTCACACCTATCGAGGGCGACCCAATTGGACACGAAGCACAGCAAGAAGCGGAACGCACACTTGGCTTAGACAGCATAGAATCAATTCGCACAGCGAAAGTATATCGTGTTCAGGGTGTGAGCGAAGAAGAAGCACACACGTTAGCGGGACAATTGCTCACAGACCCTGTGAGTGAGCAATACAGTCTTGACGAACCAGTAGGTTTCGAGACTCCTCACGTTGTAGAAGTGGCATATAAGCCTGGTGTGATGAACCCAGAAGCATCTTCAATCATGAAAGCCGCTCAAGACCTTGGGATTAGCCAACAAGCCGTTGATTCTTCAAGGGAGTATGCGTTTTTCGGAGATGTAGAGCCAACTCAAGTCGACGAAGTGGTTGGACGATTACTAATGAACAAAACAGTTGAACATGTTGTTACTGAAAAACCATCGTCTCTAACTTTTGAGGGGAATGTTGGACCTATCAGCATAGTTCCTATTAGAGAGGCTTCAGAGCCAGAGTTAGCAGAGCTATCAAAGGACAAGTTATTTCTTAATGATGAGGAGATGGGTGTCGTTCAGAAGCATTTCCGAAAGCTTGACCGTGATCCAACTGATGCAGAGCTTGAAATTATTGCTGCACGTTGGAGTGAGCATTGTGGTCATAAGACGTTCAATGCAAAAGTTGTAGTTGATGGCGTTGAGAAAGAACCGCTCTACACACGTATTAAGAATGCGGCTAAAGAGCAGTTCGGTGATTTAGTAGTATCAGCATTTGGTGATAATTCAGGTGTTATGAAATTTTATGAGGGTCAAGCTATTTGTGGCAAGGTTGAGACACACAACAGCCCGTCAGCTATTGAGCCGTACGGTGGTGCAATGACGGGTAGTGGTGGTGTGTTCCGTGACATAATGGGAACTGGTCAGGGTGCTAAGACAATCATTTCTACTGATATGTTTTGTTTTGCTCCGCCAGACCTTGACGAGAGTCTTTTGCCTTCTGGCACCTTGCGCCCCGATTACCTACAAAGACGAGTTGTTCAAGGAGTGCGAGACTATGGTAATCGTATGGGCATTCCAACGGGAAACGGCTCTGTACATTATCACGAAGATTTTAGAGCCAAGCCTACTGTAATAGTAGGAGCATACGGAATCATGCCAGAGTCACGTGCAGAAAAAGGCGAACCATTGGTCGGTGACCTAGTTGTTATTATTGGTGGCAAAACAGGTCGTGACGGTATACACGGTGCTACCTTCTCGTCAGGCGAAATGACTGACCGTACAGCTAATGTGAATTCAAGTGCAGTTCAAATTGGAAACGCAATTGAAGAAAAGCGTATGTTCGATGCTTTAATTGAAGCAAGAGATTTAGGATATATTCGTGCATTAACCGACTGTGGTGCTGCGGGATTCTCATCTGCTATCGGTGAAATCGGAGAGAATATCGGTTTAACAGTAGATATTAGCAAGGCACCACTTAAATACCCAGGACTTGCCCCGTGGGAAATCTGGCTTAGTGAATCACAAGAACGTATGGTTGCGGCAATCTCACCAGACAACATAGAGGACTTTCTTGCCGTTAGTCGTAAATATAATGTTGAATCCACTGTACTCGGTGTGTTTGATGGGAGTTATACCTTAACCGTGAATTACGGTGAACAAAATGTTGCAGAACTTGATTACGAGTTCCTGTCTGGCGGTCTACCGCAACGTGTTATGCAAGCACATTGGAAACGAGTTGATGTACCTGAAGTAAGTCCTGACATTCCACAAAACGAACAAGAGTGGGTTGATAGGCTTAAGGCTGTTCTCTCTCACGGTAATGTTTGTTCCAAAGAGCCAATAGTTAGACAATATGACCACGGGGTTCAAGGTGGCAATGTTGTTTCTCCTTTTGGAGGCGTAAAGCAAGATGGACCAAATGACGCTCTGGTCGTACGACCTATGCTTGATAAGCCTTATGGTGTTGTTCAATCCCACGGGATGAACCCAATACTTAATAGGTTAGACCCATTTGAAGGAACAGTCTGGGCTATTGCTGAGGCTGCAGCAAATTATGTTTCTGCTGGCGGCAACATTGATGAAGCAGCAGCAGTTGGTAACTACATTTGGCCGTTCCCAGATGAAGAAGCTATGGGTTCACTAGACCGTTCTGTTGACGCTGCTGTAGAAATGATGCAACGGCTGAAGCTTCCTGTTATATCAGGCAAAGACAGTCTCTCATCAACCTACCGAGGCAAAGACGGACAAGTTATCAAGATTCCGCCCGTTTACACAATGTCTATATTTGGTCGCATACCTGACGTAGAGAAGACTATGACAAGTGACATAAAACAAGCAGGATCAACCCTTGTCTTAGTTGGAAATCTAGGCGAAGGAATGGCGGGGTCAGCTTATTATGATATTGCTGGTGGGAGTAGCAACAATATACCGCTTGTTGATAAAGAAACACTACCAGCAGTGCTTGGTTCCGTACATCAAGCTATAGTCGGTGGCAAAGTCCTTGCTTGTCACGATATAAGCGAAGGTGGTGTAATCTCGGCTGTTGCAGAAATGTGTTTTGGTGGCAATGTTGGCGTAGAACTTGAGCCTAATAATGTATCAGTCTCTGAAATGGATAAGTTCCTGTTTAATGAAACGGCTGGCTGTTTTGTTGTGGAAGTTGAAAGTGATGAAGTAGCACAAGAATTATTCAGCAATGTTCCATACCAAAAGCTTGGTCAAACAACTACTGATGAGACTATTCAGGTCCGTGAGCAAAATGGAGTCGTCTTTACTGTAGGTACGGACGAACTTAAGCGTGCATGGCAAGCACCTATGAAAGGGATTTTTCACTAA